One window of the Gambusia affinis linkage group LG13, SWU_Gaff_1.0, whole genome shotgun sequence genome contains the following:
- the nfkb2 gene encoding LOW QUALITY PROTEIN: nuclear factor NF-kappa-B p100 subunit (The sequence of the model RefSeq protein was modified relative to this genomic sequence to represent the inferred CDS: inserted 2 bases in 2 codons) encodes MSPAGLILDTWTGDHVSQQNQQNGSSAKVWRTGDATEEQTPPREPQFRTGSPPSSSCASLTLQDSVREFLRTEADSKSEERNQGKPGRRKIRSSSSSPPDMAGALRMTEPQFVNYGDDNMQLANFLPYDFIPPMEIKTEPYIPETAHGPYIQIIEEPKQRGFRFRYECEGPSHGGLPGASSEKNRRTYPTVKINNYVGHARVEVQLVTHTDPARVHAHSLVGRHCNENGTCSLDIGPNDLTASFSNLGILHVTKKGVVEVLTRRLRDERRRQKGTHCQLTGTQHTSHLDTHKDLDTVMDLNIVRLRFTAFLQDSNGGFTRALKPVVSNPIYDSKSPNASNLKISRMDKTCGSVLGGDEIFLLCDTQSQTQTTSRSTFYLREHRHGCWRPSLLSTHGTHKQGEEPRCQAPPLQRQAPPPSRVRVRPARLCSSNCFGSPERDKFRGTFLNPNRKETEPFGVPVFSAWTWRGSGSVLVLVSLTARLSPGFQFSQMNGGPGGGTFYTGGFTNFPSGGGAQMSGSAPPTSGSAPQQGEXPPARLQQQLLGCECYAPETPLHLAVITRQVKVAEVLLRCNHLQQTPLHLAVITRQVKVAEVLLRAGADPTLVDKDGRSPLHLAALAGDTATLRLLLAHLGEHHAHLVNTPDYHGXGAEPALTLMRRRGAELWLCVCRSAAKVACTLITELKADVNTCTFGGNTPLHLAASLGFPTLCSMLIAAGADKNMENDALMFQLPGGQRSEEATNQRGRLSSHLSEGSRAGGAQTWCPWMKLAEKLGMVALVGARSRTHGLTALPHLQASMALLQHYKLGGGPVEGLVEALQALGLTEGVQLLRNTELRDDKLSSDATVDSGFSSQPMEEQQQEEMTNQ; translated from the exons ATGAGTCCTGCAGGACTCATTCTGGACACATGGACCGGAGACCATGTGTCTcagcagaaccaacagaacGGTTCTTCAGCAAAAGTCTGGAGAACCGGTGACGCCACGGAGGAGCAAACCCCTCCCCGGGAACCACA attCCGAACCGGAAGTCCCCCGTCCTCCTCGTGCGCCAGTTTGACGCTTCAGGATTCAGTTCGGGAGTTTTTGCGAACAGAAGCGGACAGTAAGAGCGAAGAAAGAAACCAg GGAAAACCCGGCAGGAGGAAGATCcggtcctcctcttcctcacctccaGACATGGCCGGAGCGCTCAG GATGACTGAACCTCAGTTCGTGAACTACGGAGACGACAACATG cagttagcaaacttCCTCCCCTATGACTTCATTCCTCCGATGGAGATCAAGACGGAGCCGTACATACCTGAGACAG CTCACGGCCCGTACATCCAGATCATCGAGGAACCCAAACAG CGGGGGTTCCGGTTCCGTTACGAGTGCGAAGGCCCGTCCCACGGCGGGTTACCGGGGGCGTCCAGTGAGAAGAACCGGAGGACTTACCCGACCGTGAAG ATCAACAACTACGTGGGCCACGCCCGGGTGGAGGTCCAGCTGGTGACCCACACCGACCCGGCCCGGGTCCACGCTCACAGCCTGGTGGGACGCCACTGCAACGAGAACGGGACCTGCAGCCTGGACATCGGACCCAACGACCTGACCGCCTC GTTCAGCAACCTGGGAATCCTCCATGTGACCAAGAAGGGCGTGGTCGAGGTTCTGACCCGACGGCTCCGAGACGAGAGGCGGAGACAGAAAGGAACTCACTGTCAGCTCACAGGTACACA acacacttcacacctggacacacacaaGGACCTGGACACAGTCATGGACCTGAATATTGTCCGTCTTCGCTTCACCGCCTTCCTGCAGGACAGCAACGGCGGCTTCACCAGGGCGCTCAAACCCGTGGTGTCCAACCCCATCTACGACAGCA AGTCTCCCAACGCATCCAACCTGAAGATCTCGCGGATGGACAAGACGTGCGGATCGGTGCTGGGAGGAGACGAGATCTTCCTGCTGTGTGACACACAGTCACAGACACAG ACGACATCGAGATCCACATTCTACCTGAGGGAACACAGACACGGTTGCTGGAGGCCTTCACTTCTCTCCACACACGGCACCCACAAGCAG GGGGAGGAGCCCAGATGTCAGGCTCCGCCCCTCCAACGTCAGGCTCCGCCCCCCAGCAGGGTGAGGGTCCGCCCGGCTCGGCTGTGCAGCAGCAACTGCTTCGGATCG ccagaGAGGGACAAATTCAGGGGAACCTTCCTGAACccaaacaggaaggaaacagaacCGTTTGGGGTCCCAGTGTTCAGTGCTTGGACCTGgcgaggttctggttctgttctggttctggtgtctcTAACGGCTCGTCTCTCTCCAGGTTTCCAGTTCTCCCAGATGAACGGAGGACCAGGAGGCGGAACTTTCTACACCGGAGGCTTCACAAACTTCCCCTCAGGGGGAGGAGCCCAGATGTCAGGCTCCGCCCCTCCAACGTCAGGCTCCGCCCCCCAGCAGGGTG GTCCGCCTGCTCGGCTGCAGCAGCAACTGCTTGGATGTGAGTGTTATGCACCAGAA ACGCCGCTCCACCTGGCGGTCATCACGCGGCAGGTGAAGGTAGCGGAGGTGCTGCTGCGGTGCAACCACCTGCAGCAG ACGCCGCTCCACCTGGCGGTCATCACGCGGCAGGTGAAGGTAGCGGAGGTGCTGCTGCGGGCGGGGGCCGACCCCACCCTGGTGGACAAAGATGGCCGCAGCCCGCTTCACCTGGCTGCGCTGGCCGGAGACACGGCCACGCTCCGCCTCCTGCTGGCCCACCTGGGAGAGCACCACGCACACCTGGTGAACACGCCGGACTACCACG GAGGGGCGGAGCCTGCGCTGACCCTGATGCGTCGGCGAGGCGCTGAGCTGTGGCTGTGTGTCTGCAGGTCTGCAGCCAAAGTGGCCTGCACGCTCATCACTGAG CTGAAGGCCGACGTCAACACCTGCACCTTCGGAGGAAACACGCCGTTGCACCTGGCGGCCAGCCTGGGCTTCCCCACGCTCTGCTCCATGCTGATCGCTGCAG GTGCTGATAAGAACATGGAGAACGACGCCTTAATGTTTCAGCTGCCAGGCgggcagaggtcagaggaggcgACGAATCAGCGAGGGAGGCTGAGCAGCCACCTGTCAGAAGGTAGCAGAGCTGGCGGGGCGCAGACCTGGTGTCCCTGGATGAAGCTGGCCGAGAAGCTGGGCATGGTGGCGCTGGTGGGCGCCAGGTCGAGGACGCATGGGCTGACGGCCCTGCCGCACCTCCAGGCCAGCATGGCCCTGCTGCAGCACTACAAG ctGGGTGGTGGTCCGGTTGAAGGCCTGGTGGAGGCGCTGCAGGCTCTGGGGCTGACGGAGGGAGTCCAGCTGCTGAGGAACACGGAGCTGCGAGACGACAAGCTCAGCTCAG ACGCCACGGTGGACAGCGGCTTCAGCAGCCAGCCaatggaggagcagcagcaggaggagatgaCCAATCAATGA